Part of the Bacteroides acidifaciens genome, TTAGGAATATAAAAGGGATAATTTTATTGACAAGAGTTGCATGGGGTATGGTGAGATGAAATCATAATTGGGGAATAAATTGCACAAGACTTTCACAAGTATCCTCCCGTCAATGCCTAAAATCAAGGCAAAGCTAACTAAATAGTTTTTTGAAATGCAATAATTATTAAAATATCTTATGCTATTTATGATTATTTTGATATATTGAAGATATTTTGGGGCATCTTTTTTTACCTCGTTGATTTTTCTTATGTTTGTAGATTAAATAATGAATGAACAGAATGGATATGTCAACTTCTTTTCTATATAATGATTTTCCGGCTTTCTTGCGTAAGTATTTTCCTTACAAAGTACAAAAGATTTCATTGAATGCTGGTTTTACCTGTCCCAACCGGGACGGGACGAAAGGGTGGGGTGGTTGTACTTATTGCAACAACCAGACTTTCAACCCGGATTATTGCCGGACGGAGAAATCCATCGCTACCCAACTGGAGGAAGGCAAATGTTTTTTTGCCCATAAATATCCGGATATGAAATATCTGGCCTATTTTCAGGCTTATACCAATACTTATGCGGAATTGGAAGGATTGAAACGTAAGTATGAAGAGGCGCTAGAGGTGAAAGATGTCGTAGGTTTGGTGATAGGAACGCGTCCGGATTGTATGCCGGAAGGCTTGTTACGCTATTTGGAAGAGTTGAACAGGCATACTTTTCTCATGGTGGAATATGGAATAGAAAGTGCTTGCGACAAGACTCTGCAACGTATAAATAGGGGGCATACTTATGCGGATACAGCAGAAGCGGTCGGGCGGACTGCTGCTTGTGGTATCCTGACAGGCGGACATGTCATCCTCGGACTTCCGGGAGAAACACATGACACGATGGTGGAACAGGCGGAAATACTTTCGGAGCTGCCGTTGAGCACTCTGAAAATTCATCAGTTGCAACTGATTCGCGGCACGCGCATGGCTCATGAATATGCTGAGAATCCCGTTGATTTTCATTTGTTTGCGGAAGTGGACGAATATATTGATTTAGTGATTGACTATGTAGAACATCTCCGTCCCGATATAGTAGTGGAGCGCTTTGTCTCCCAATCTCCTAAAGATTTATTAATAGCTCCTGACTGGGGGCTGAAAAATTATGAATTTGTAGCGCGTTTACAAAAAAGAATGAAAGAAAGAGGTGCTTATCAAGGAAAGAAGTACAAGGATTCGGAAAAAAGGATTATTTTTGCAGACGATAAATTTACTACCTGATAAATATCTATTTGGGGAATATCGGGTGGTGAGAGAGACTTTTTAATGTAACTTAAAGAATGGAACATAAAACAAGAATTAAAGGAAATGTCCACTATGTGGGAGTAAATGACCGTAACAAGCATAGATTTGAGGCGATGTTGCCATTACCCTATGGGGTTTCATACAACTCTTATCTGATTGATGATGAAATGGTGGCATTGGTGGATACGGTGGATATCTGTTATTTTGAAGTCTACTTGCGTAAGATTAAGCAGGTGATTGGAGAACGTCCCATTAACTATTTGATTATAAATCATATGGAACCTGACCACTCCGGTTCTATCCGATTGATTAAGCAGCACTATCCGGAAATTATCATTGTAGGCAACAAGCAGACATTCGGTATGATTGAAGGTTTTTATGGCGTGACCGGAGAACAATATCTGGTGAAAGACGGAGACTTTCTGGCTTTGGGACGTCATAAACTACGTTTTTATATGACTCCGATGGTACACTGGCCGGAAACGATGATGACATTTGACGAAACGGATGGAATTCTTTTCTCCGGTGACGGATTCGGATGTTTCGGTACGCTGGACGGCGGTTTCTTGGATGCCCGTATGAATGTAGATAAGTACTGGGGAGAAATGGTTCGCTACTATTCAAACATCGTTGGTAAATATGGAAGCCCCGTGCAAAAAGCGTTGCAGAAACTCGGCGGACTTCCTATTTCTGCTATTTGCTCTACCCACGGTCCGGTATGGACGGAGAATATAGCCAAAGTGATAGGTATCTATGACCGTTTGAGCCGTTATGATGCGGACGAGGGCGTAGTTATCGCATACGGAAGCATGTATGGAAATACGGAACAAATGGCTGAGGCTATTGCGGCGGAACTTTCGGCACAGGGAATCAAGAACATCGTTATGCACAATGTGACGAAGAGTCATCCTTCTTATATCATAGCGGATATTTTCCGTTATAAGGGATTAATCATCGGTTCTCCTACTTACAGCAACCAGATTTTCCCAGAAGTGGAAGCGTTGCTTTCAAAGATTCTGTTGCGTGAGGTGAAAGGTCGCTATTTAGGCTATTTCGGTTCTTTCACATGGGCAGGTGCTGCTGTGAAGCGTCTGGCTGAATTTGCAGAAAAGAGCAAATTTGAGTTGATAGGCGACCCGGTAGAGATGAAGCAGGCGATGAAAGACATTACCTATACCCAATGCG contains:
- a CDS encoding FprA family A-type flavoprotein, with the protein product MEHKTRIKGNVHYVGVNDRNKHRFEAMLPLPYGVSYNSYLIDDEMVALVDTVDICYFEVYLRKIKQVIGERPINYLIINHMEPDHSGSIRLIKQHYPEIIIVGNKQTFGMIEGFYGVTGEQYLVKDGDFLALGRHKLRFYMTPMVHWPETMMTFDETDGILFSGDGFGCFGTLDGGFLDARMNVDKYWGEMVRYYSNIVGKYGSPVQKALQKLGGLPISAICSTHGPVWTENIAKVIGIYDRLSRYDADEGVVIAYGSMYGNTEQMAEAIAAELSAQGIKNIVMHNVTKSHPSYIIADIFRYKGLIIGSPTYSNQIFPEVEALLSKILLREVKGRYLGYFGSFTWAGAAVKRLAEFAEKSKFELIGDPVEMKQAMKDITYTQCENLARAMAERLKKDR
- a CDS encoding TIGR01212 family radical SAM protein (This family includes YhcC from E. coli K-12, an uncharacterized radical SAM protein.) — its product is MDMSTSFLYNDFPAFLRKYFPYKVQKISLNAGFTCPNRDGTKGWGGCTYCNNQTFNPDYCRTEKSIATQLEEGKCFFAHKYPDMKYLAYFQAYTNTYAELEGLKRKYEEALEVKDVVGLVIGTRPDCMPEGLLRYLEELNRHTFLMVEYGIESACDKTLQRINRGHTYADTAEAVGRTAACGILTGGHVILGLPGETHDTMVEQAEILSELPLSTLKIHQLQLIRGTRMAHEYAENPVDFHLFAEVDEYIDLVIDYVEHLRPDIVVERFVSQSPKDLLIAPDWGLKNYEFVARLQKRMKERGAYQGKKYKDSEKRIIFADDKFTT